The following are from one region of the Biomphalaria glabrata chromosome 12, xgBioGlab47.1, whole genome shotgun sequence genome:
- the LOC106061969 gene encoding inosine-uridine preferring nucleoside hydrolase-like isoform X2, giving the protein MCPQCSNTHTYATKRRNTSVQNNIISPDKLAGAFAVIKRDPDDIEETAFVDSEEASSNQQEVANALSEILAEKLPGAEIETMVHIETEEAGTSQVVLFPCHLCKAVFNKKKILQKHINSHQDFKPAVPLQKASPNSKKRKFNVAFHTVYPTKTRRATVARRRVILDMDSSPTAAQAIVLAASRPDIDLIAINCVAGRVSVLNACENALRVLKACGRDDVQVCRGAEKSLLGLCGRDENLPGLSWSRKIEGHVQAEHSVSSLIRSVNENPGEISLICMGPLTNLALALRLDPLVANHLKELYIVGGNVEAQGDISACAEQNFMFDPEAAHIVLQEIRNAHILPYEISQRHCMPFANCVSWLNNGTEISSFLFDCFTSEELSLQAKTGMVSPEVFAVSMMIDSTIVLEKDQVFATVELKGDYTRGQMVVDKRGFLNKPANVFIVKNMDLGKTQALFGSVFSMIEESDSLTLTPITLAGPGKDHVPILLKEIKINVV; this is encoded by the exons ATGTGTCCACAATGCTCCAATACCCATACCTACGCTACCAAACGAAGGAATACATCTGTACAGAACAACATTATCAGCCCAGACAAATTGGCAGGA GCTTTTGCAGTGATAAAGCGTGACCCAGATGACATTGAAGAAACAGCAtttgtggactcagag GAGGCCTCTTCAAATCAGCAGGAAGTAGCAAATGCTTTGAGTGAGATCTTGGCAGAGAAGTTGCCTGGAGCAGAGATTGAAACAATGGTTCATATTGAGACAGAGGAGGCTGGCACCAGCCAAGTGGTCTTGTTCCCTTGTCACCTGTGTAAGGCagtttttaacaaaaagaaaattctgcAGAAGCACATCAACAGCCATCAGGACTTCAAGCCTGCTGTG CCTCTTCAGAAAGCATCACCTAACTCAAAGAAGCGTAAATTCAATGTGGCTTTCCACACAGTCTATCCTACCAAAACAAGGCGAGCAACTGTAGCAAGACGTAGAGTCATTCTAGATATGGATTCTAGCCCCACAGCAGCTCAG GCCATAGTGCTGGCAGCATCCAGACCTGACATAGACCTGATTGCCATTAACTGTGTCGCTGGTAGAGTCTCTGTCCTTAATGCATGTGAGAATGCCCTCAGAGTACTAAAGGCTTGTGGGCGTGATGAT GTCCAGGTGTGCAGAGGTGCAGAAAAATCTCTCCTTGGTTTGTGTGGAAGAGATGAAAACTTACCCGGGCTGTCCTGGTCCAGAAAGATTGAAGGCCATGTACAGGCAGAACACTCTGTTTCATCCCTTATTCGAAGTGTGAATGAAAATCCAG GAGAGATTTCACTAATTTGTATGGGTCCTCTCACCAATCTAGCCCTTGCCTTGAGACTAGATCCACTTGTAGCCAACCACCTGAAAGAGCTTTACATTGTTGGAGGAAATGTGGAAG CTCAAGGAGACATATCAGCCTGCGCTGAGCAAAATTTTATGTTTGACCCAGAGGCTGCTCACATAGTGTTGCAAGAAATAAGAAATGCTCATATTCTGCCATATGAAATTAGTCAGCGCCACTGCATGCCATTC gcaaatTGTGTTTCCTGGTTAAACAACGGAACAGAGATTTCCAGCTTTCTGTTTGATTGCTTTACCTCTGAAGAACTGTCTTTACAAGCTAAGACAGGGATGGTCAGCCCTGAAGTGTTTGCAGTGTCGATGATGATTGACTCTACCATTGTACTGGAAAAGGATCAAGTTTTTGCGACAGTGGAGCTTAAGGGAGACTACACTCGCGGACAGATGGTGGTGGACAAACGTGGCTTCCTGAACAAGCCtgccaatgttttcattgtgAAGAACATGGACCTCGGCAAGACACAGGCATTATTTGGCTCTGTCTTCAGCATGATAGAGGAGTCAGATTCTCTAACACTTACACCTATCACCTTGGCTGGACCAGGGAAAGATCATGTTCCAATACTTTTGAaggaaattaaaattaatgttgTTTAA
- the LOC106057986 gene encoding uncharacterized protein LOC106057986 isoform X1 yields MTELKNMGMWKERGLIYKVGFVGIVLGSLLFVVGFCAPAWAEFQFVWSDDHVESMGLWQTCSGSLSVCTMSVSNDNLGWLKAVRALECIAMFFALASCISGLYSNCILKAQMMPEFFNKNMETSAIVSVVFGCFGLIIFATQIQNYYPERIGQVSWGFILACVSNAFIGVSAFLMLISHKLHLMALQDQFVHRQLRGPYHPHLQISEYSIDSRSHIFIDSSEGFIDMVPPPYESVVSCISQNEIPPPPPYSELVKSST; encoded by the exons ATG actgaaCTTAAAAACATGGGGATGTGGAAGGAGCGAGGATTGATCTACAAGGTTGGTTTTGTTGGTATAGTGCTGGGCTCCCTGTTGTTTGTGGTTGGATTCTGTGCTCCAGCCTGGGCAGAGTTCCAGTTTGTTTGGTCAGATGATCACGTGGAAAGTATGGGTCTTTGGCAGACTTGCAGTGGAAGTCTATCTGTCTGCACCATGTCTGTCAGTAATGACAACTTAG GCTGGTTAAAAGCTGTTCGAGCCTTGGAGTGCATTGCAATGTTTTTTGCTTTAGCTTCTTGCATTAGTGGTCTGTACAGCAATTGTATCCTTAAAGCCCAGATGATGCCAGAGTTTTTTAACAAGAACATGGAGACTTCTGCTATAGTATCAG ttgtTTTTGGCTGCTTTGGGCTTATCATATTTGCTACCCAGATCCAAAACTACTACCCAGAGAGAATTGGGCAGGTGTCTTGGGGTTTTATTCTGGCGTGTGTCTCAAATGCCTTTATCGGAGTAAGTGCATTTCTTATGCTAATCTCCCACAAGTTGCACCTCATGGCCCTGCAGGACCAGTTTGTACACCGTCAGCTGCGTGGGCCTTACCACCCCCACCTACAGATATCTGAGTACAGCATTGACAGCAGAAGCCACATCTTCATCGACTCTTCTGAAGGTTTCATCGACATGGTGCCCCCGCCTTATGAAAGTGTCGTCAGCTGCATCTCGCAGAATGAGATACCTCCGCCGCCACCATACTCTGAACTGGTTAAGTCAagtacataa
- the LOC106057986 gene encoding uncharacterized protein LOC106057986 isoform X2 produces MGMWKERGLIYKVGFVGIVLGSLLFVVGFCAPAWAEFQFVWSDDHVESMGLWQTCSGSLSVCTMSVSNDNLGWLKAVRALECIAMFFALASCISGLYSNCILKAQMMPEFFNKNMETSAIVSVVFGCFGLIIFATQIQNYYPERIGQVSWGFILACVSNAFIGVSAFLMLISHKLHLMALQDQFVHRQLRGPYHPHLQISEYSIDSRSHIFIDSSEGFIDMVPPPYESVVSCISQNEIPPPPPYSELVKSST; encoded by the exons ATGGGGATGTGGAAGGAGCGAGGATTGATCTACAAGGTTGGTTTTGTTGGTATAGTGCTGGGCTCCCTGTTGTTTGTGGTTGGATTCTGTGCTCCAGCCTGGGCAGAGTTCCAGTTTGTTTGGTCAGATGATCACGTGGAAAGTATGGGTCTTTGGCAGACTTGCAGTGGAAGTCTATCTGTCTGCACCATGTCTGTCAGTAATGACAACTTAG GCTGGTTAAAAGCTGTTCGAGCCTTGGAGTGCATTGCAATGTTTTTTGCTTTAGCTTCTTGCATTAGTGGTCTGTACAGCAATTGTATCCTTAAAGCCCAGATGATGCCAGAGTTTTTTAACAAGAACATGGAGACTTCTGCTATAGTATCAG ttgtTTTTGGCTGCTTTGGGCTTATCATATTTGCTACCCAGATCCAAAACTACTACCCAGAGAGAATTGGGCAGGTGTCTTGGGGTTTTATTCTGGCGTGTGTCTCAAATGCCTTTATCGGAGTAAGTGCATTTCTTATGCTAATCTCCCACAAGTTGCACCTCATGGCCCTGCAGGACCAGTTTGTACACCGTCAGCTGCGTGGGCCTTACCACCCCCACCTACAGATATCTGAGTACAGCATTGACAGCAGAAGCCACATCTTCATCGACTCTTCTGAAGGTTTCATCGACATGGTGCCCCCGCCTTATGAAAGTGTCGTCAGCTGCATCTCGCAGAATGAGATACCTCCGCCGCCACCATACTCTGAACTGGTTAAGTCAagtacataa
- the LOC106076418 gene encoding uncharacterized protein LOC106076418: MTKTKQLSKTVASKTSTSKDHRHDHDDDDQSDDATPTPSISKSKQKSQNEDDQDEDGSSSKSNRSRSTTTASISRLLVKNRKVSESQMSKWKPIQPDFLNFILSLLEDSLARYSFSKSGNKEVMRIEKKIRTTILNGLKTSKFPAEKLIDFKTMKSSEEALLAEKRNLDQLEFKLSSALKKEEKENKRLLAEANSVDSTSLNMTEQYHPILESLVVTRNVLL, translated from the exons ATGACGAAAACCAAACAGTTATCCAAAACTGTAGCATCAAAGACATCAACTTCAAAAGATCATCGTCATgatcatgatgatgatgatcagaGTGATGATGCCACTCCCACTCCCAGTatttcaaaatcaaaacaaaaaagtcaaaatGAAGATGATCAAGATGAAGATGGAAGCAGCAGTaaatcaaatagatctagatctaccaccACCGCTTCAATTTCAAGACTTTTAGTTAAAAACAGAAAAGTATCAGAATCTCAGATGTCCAAATGGAAGCCTATTCAACCAGATTTTCTCAATTTCATACTTTCCTTGTTGGAAGATTCATTGGCACGTTATTCATTTTCAAAGTCAGGAAACAAAGAAGTGATgagaatagagaaaaaaatacgCACAAC AATTTTAAATGGGTTAAAGACTTCAAAGTTTCCAGCAGAAAAGTTGATCGATTTCAAAACTATGAAATCTTCAGAG GAGGCACTATTAGCAGAGAAAAGGAATCTAGATCAACTGGAGTTTAAACTATCTTCGGCTCTCAAAAAGGAAGAAAA agAAAATAAACGATTACTTGCAGAAGCAAATAGTGTTGATTCAACTTCATTAAATATGACTGAACAA tatcaTCCAATTTTGGAAAGTTTGGTCGTGACAAGAAATGTGTTGCTATAA